In one window of Nycticebus coucang isolate mNycCou1 chromosome 23, mNycCou1.pri, whole genome shotgun sequence DNA:
- the LOC128575919 gene encoding calmodulin-1-like, translating into MINEVDADGNGTIDVPEFLTMMARKMKDTDSEEEIREAFRVFDKDANGYISAAELRHVMTNLGEKLTDEEIDEMIREADIDGDGQVNYEEFVQMMTAK; encoded by the coding sequence ATGATTAATGAAGTAGATGCTGATGGTAATGGCACAATCGACGTCCCTGAATTTCTGACAATGatggcaagaaaaatgaaagacacaGACAGTGAAGAAGAAATTAGAGAAGCATTCCGTGTGTTTGATAAGGATGCCAATGGCTATATCAGTGCAGCAGAGCTTCGCCATGTGATGACAAACCTTGGAGAGAAGTTAACAGATGAAGAGATTGACGAAATGATCAGGGAAGCAGATATTGATGGCGATGGTCAAGTAAACTATGAAGAGTTTGTACAAATGATGACAGCAAAGTGA